The DNA window CGTGGAGGTGACCGCCGACGGTGCCGGCGAGGTGGGTGCCGTGGCCGTTGCAGTCGGCGGCGGGCAGGGCGCCGTCGACGGCGTCGTACCCCCCGCTGACCGAGCCCTGGAAGTCGGTGTGGGTGGCCCGGATGCCGGTGTCGACGACGTACGCGCGCACGTCGGGCGCGGTGTTGGGGTACGCGTACCGCTGGTCCAGCGGCAGGAAGCGCTGGTCGATGCGGTCCAGGCCCCAGGACGGCGGGTCGAGCTGCACGCCGGCGGCCAGCGGCGCCAGGTGGTTCTGCTCGACGTACGCCACGGCGGGGTCGGCGGCCAGCCGCCGGGCGGCCGGCTCGGGCAGCCGGGCCTCGAAGCCCCGGATGGCGGCGTCGTAGACGTGGCCGCGGGTGCCGCCGAACCTGCCGGTGAGGCGGTCGGCCGCGGCGGCCACCGAGGCGGCCGTCGGGCCGTCGCGCAGCACCACGATGTAGCTGCCCGGCACGGCGGTGGGGCCGCCGGCGTGCCGGATCTGACCCGACGCGGCGGCCGGGAGCGGGCCGGTTGCCAGGCCGACGCCGACGGTCAGGGCGGCGCCGAGGACGAGCGCCAGCGTCCGCCGGCGCCGGATACCAGGAGCGAGCATGTTCCGGTCCTTTCCAACGGGACCGGCCCCGGGGGCGAGAGCGCCCCGGGGCCGGCCGGTCGTCATCGGATCAGAGTGCGGGGGAGCGGTACAGCAGGCGGTTCGGCGAGCCGGCGCCGGGGTTGGTCACCAGGTTCAGGGTGGCGGTGCTGGTCAGGTGGGAGGCCACCGTGGCCGGGCTCCAGGACGGGTTGCTCTGGAGCACGCGGGCGATCACCCCGGCCACGTGCGGGGACGCCATCGAGGTGCCGCTGATGGTGTTGCTGGCGGTGTCGCTGGTGTACCAGGCCGACAGGACGTTCACGCCGGGGGCGAAGATGTCCAGGCAGGTGCCGTAGTTCGACCAGCTGGCCCGGGCGTCGACGCTGTCCGTCGCGCCGACGGTGACCGCCGTCGCGACGGAGGCCGGCGAGTAGTTGCATGCGTTCGCGCCGGAGTTGCCGGCGGCGATCGCGTAGCTGACGCCGTCGGCGATCGAGTTGGCCACAGCGGCGTTCACGGAGGCGTCGAAGCCGCCGCCGAGGCTCATGTTCGCCACCGCCGGCACGCCGGCCGCGTGGTGGGACGTCACCCAGTTGACGCCGGCGATGACGCCCGCGTAGGTGCCGCTACCGTTGCAGTCGAGCACGCGCACGGCGATCAGCCGGACACCCTTGGCGACGCCGTACGTCGAGCCGCCGACGGTGCCGGCGACGTGGGTGCCGTGCCCGTTGCAGTCGGCGGCCGGCAGGGCGCCGTCGACCGCGTCGTAGCCGTCGACGGCCCGGCCGCCGAACTGGCTGTGCGTGGTGCGGATGCCGGTGTCGATGATGTACGCGGTGACGCCGCTGCCCGTGGTCGTGTAGTTGTAGGTGGCCGACAGCGGTCGGTTCGGTTGGTCGATCCGGTCCAGGCCCCACGGCGGGTTGGTCTGGGTCGCGGTCGCCTGCACGGTCTGGTTCTGCGCGACGTAGGCCACGGACGGGTCGGCGGCGAGCCGCTTGGCCGCCCGCTCCGGCAGCCGCGCCTCGAAGCCGTTGAGCGCCGCGCCGTACACGTGGCCGAGGGTGGCGCCGTAGCGGCCGGCGAGGCTCCTGGCCGAGCTGGCCACGGCGGCCTCCTGGGTGCCCGCCCGACCGCCGACGGCGCTGTCCTTGAGCACCACGATGTAGCTGCCCTGGACCGCGGTGGCGCTGTTCGCGTTCAGGATCCCACCGGTGGCCGGGGCCGCGCTGGCCGGGCCGCCGACCATGGCGGCGGCCATGGCCGAGGCGGTGAAGACGCCGAAGGCGGCAAGCCGGCGGCGGTTGGTGTGGGGGAGTGTCATCTCCCGGTCCTCCCTTGCTCTGGCCGCTCCCGCGGGGTTGCGGTCCCTTGGGGAGACGGTCCGAACCATTGCGACGGAGCCTACAAGTTGCATCCATGGCGATGGATATATCAAAGGATCCATAACACGGCGCTATGGCCGGTCGCCCCGACGGCGGTTGACCTGGAGTCCACTCCAGCTCCTAGCGCCCGTCGACCTGACCAGCGGCCGGCCCGCGCTGACGCCAGCCCGCTTCGACCCGGCGATCCCCGGCAACGCCGCCAAGCTCGACGCCGTCGAGCGGCTGCTCGACGTCGCCGGGCAGGTCGGCTGCACGCTGCCGGAGCTCGCGCTCGCGTTCACCACCGCGCACCCGGCCGTCACCTCAACGATCATCGGCCCGCGCACCATGGAGTAGCTGGAGGTCCTGCTCGCGGGCGCGGTCAGCCTGGACGACGCCGCTCCCGACCAGATCGACGAGATCGTGCCGCCCGGCACCAACCTCTACCCCCCGGACGCCGAGTGACGCCCGCCCGCCCTCGCGTCCGCCACCCGCCGGCGCCGGGCGGTCGACGACCGGGCCGCCGCCTGAGCGGCGCCGGCTCGGGTCGTTCCCCGTCCGTTCGCCGCCGCAGCTCACCTACGCCGCCGGGCGGGGAAACCGTGTCGTACGGGCAGTGCAGGTGCGGGGGCGCCGTCCGGGGTAGGATTCTCCGGTCGGCCCGGCGGAGCCCGCCCGCTCGCCACAATCAGGGCATGGACACCGAGTCGGCCGACACCGGCGCGCGGCGGCGCCCCGACGGCGACCGGCGCCGGGACCGGACGTTGCAGCGGACCATCAACTTCACCGACGCCGCGGTGGCGATCGCCCTGACCGCGCTGGTGCTTCCGCTGGTCGACTTCGCCGACGCCAGCAGCGCCCGGCAGTCGGTGGCCGATCTGGTCGTCCAGCACCTGGGCGACATTCTCTCCTTCGCGGTGTCGTTCCTGGCCATCGCGCTGTTCTGGCGTACCCACCGGCAGTTGCACGAGCGGCTCGCCGACTACGACGAGCCGCTGCTGCTGCTGAACACCGTGTGGCTGCTGGCGGTGGTCTTCCTGCCGTTCCCGACCGCGCGGCTGTTCGTCGAGACCCGGCTGCGCGCCGACTCCGCCGTCTTCTACCTCGGCAACATGTTCGCCATCAGCCTGGTCGCGCTCGCCCAGGCCTGGTGGGTCCGCCGCCGCCCCGAGCTGCGCGTGTCGAGGGACCCGCGGGCGTCCCCGGCGCTGCTGCCGCCGGCGGCCCTGTCGGCGGCGTTGGCCGTCGCGGCCCTGATCGCGGTCGCCTCGCCGGGTGGTGGACTGCTGCTGCTCGCCCTCGTGCCGGTGGTGCACTTCGCGGTCGCCCGCGTCGGCAGGCCGGCCCGGCGGTGAGCGACAACTCCCGCCCGGCGGCGGTGGCGGACGAGGTGTGCCGCCGGCAGCGGCGGGTACCCGGCGGGCCGGAACGGGGAGGGGCGTATGACGCACGAGGCACCGGACTACTTCCGGCCCGAGGGTGGCTTCGTGCTCACCCACCTGCTGATCGTCAGGGACGTGGACCGGTCCCGCGAGTTCTACCGGACCGTGCTGGGCGCCGCGGTGCTGCGCGAGCGCCAGCCGGCGATCCTGCGGTTCCACAACAGCTACATCGTGATCAACACCGAGGGTGGTCCCACCGACGACAAACCGACCGTACGGGCTCAGGCCCCGTCGGATCCGGACACGCTCAGCTGCGCGATGAACATTCGGGTCAGCGACGTGCGGGCCGTCTACGAGCAGTGGCGCTCCCGCGGCGGGCAGTTCCTGACCGAGCCGAAGGACCACGGCGTCGAGATCCGCTGCTACCTGCGGGACCCGGACGGCTACCTGATAGAGCTCGGTCAGGGGACGGGCATCCTCGCCGAGATGGGGCCCGCCGCCCCCGGCTGACCGGCCGGCCCACCAGCCGCCAATACATAGAGCATCATCAACGTTTAGTGTGTCCGCTCATCCGAGACCTGGTGAGGGACATATGCCTCGACTGTCGAAGCGCCTGGCCGCCGCGCTCGCCGCCGGGGGGCTCCTGGCCCCGCTGGCCGGCAACCGCCGCCCAGGCCGGCCCGGTGGTGCCCCGGCACGCCATCCCGGGTGCCTTCGGCTTCGCCGTGCGCGGTGCGGGCGGCGGCCCAGAACGCGTCGTGCACCGCCGTGAACGACCCCTCGGCGCGGGCCTGCGCCAGCGCCGTGGATCCGGCCGGTGCGCCGGGTTTGACCAGCAGGATTTCCAGGTAGTGGTCCAGGTCGTCGCGGTAGTCGTAGCGGCGCGACAGCCGCGGATGGCGGGCGACGACCTGCCGGCC is part of the Micromonospora olivasterospora genome and encodes:
- a CDS encoding S8 family peptidase, whose translation is MTLPHTNRRRLAAFGVFTASAMAAAMVGGPASAAPATGGILNANSATAVQGSYIVVLKDSAVGGRAGTQEAAVASSARSLAGRYGATLGHVYGAALNGFEARLPERAAKRLAADPSVAYVAQNQTVQATATQTNPPWGLDRIDQPNRPLSATYNYTTTGSGVTAYIIDTGIRTTHSQFGGRAVDGYDAVDGALPAADCNGHGTHVAGTVGGSTYGVAKGVRLIAVRVLDCNGSGTYAGVIAGVNWVTSHHAAGVPAVANMSLGGGFDASVNAAVANSIADGVSYAIAAGNSGANACNYSPASVATAVTVGATDSVDARASWSNYGTCLDIFAPGVNVLSAWYTSDTASNTISGTSMASPHVAGVIARVLQSNPSWSPATVASHLTSTATLNLVTNPGAGSPNRLLYRSPAL
- a CDS encoding TMEM175 family protein, whose translation is MDTESADTGARRRPDGDRRRDRTLQRTINFTDAAVAIALTALVLPLVDFADASSARQSVADLVVQHLGDILSFAVSFLAIALFWRTHRQLHERLADYDEPLLLLNTVWLLAVVFLPFPTARLFVETRLRADSAVFYLGNMFAISLVALAQAWWVRRRPELRVSRDPRASPALLPPAALSAALAVAALIAVASPGGGLLLLALVPVVHFAVARVGRPARR
- a CDS encoding aldo/keto reductase yields the protein MTWSPLQLLAPVDLTSGRPALTPARFDPAIPGNAAKLDAVERLLDVAGQVGCTLPELALAFTTAHPAVTSTIIGPRTME
- a CDS encoding S8 family peptidase; translated protein: MLAPGIRRRRTLALVLGAALTVGVGLATGPLPAAASGQIRHAGGPTAVPGSYIVVLRDGPTAASVAAAADRLTGRFGGTRGHVYDAAIRGFEARLPEPAARRLAADPAVAYVEQNHLAPLAAGVQLDPPSWGLDRIDQRFLPLDQRYAYPNTAPDVRAYVVDTGIRATHTDFQGSVSGGYDAVDGALPAADCNGHGTHLAGTVGGHLHGVAKDVRLVPVRVLDCLGSGSYAQVIAGVDWVTRNAVKPAVALTGVGGGASATLDAAITNSINSGITWVVVAGSSNSNACNFSPARVPAAVTVAGTTSTDARMGSGNYGTCLDLFAPGQGITSTWHTSDTATNTISGTSMAAAHVAGCVAMVLSAHPTWTPSQVIAHLVANATTGVVGNPGTGSPNRLLYCGTV
- a CDS encoding VOC family protein, with product MTHEAPDYFRPEGGFVLTHLLIVRDVDRSREFYRTVLGAAVLRERQPAILRFHNSYIVINTEGGPTDDKPTVRAQAPSDPDTLSCAMNIRVSDVRAVYEQWRSRGGQFLTEPKDHGVEIRCYLRDPDGYLIELGQGTGILAEMGPAAPG